A genomic stretch from Bordetella sp. N includes:
- the arsH gene encoding arsenical resistance protein ArsH codes for MNKASELAISDLPNLDTRLVDLDIASRFPTAGRDAPRILLLYGSLRERSFSRYTTEEAARLLTAFGAETRIFNPEGLPLADGAPEDHPKVAELRELVQWSEGMVWCSPERHGAMTGLMKTQIDWIPLSMGAVRPTQGKTLAVMQVSGGSQSFNAMNQMRVLGRWMRMFTIPNQSSVAKAFLEFDEAGRMKPSAYYDRIVDVMEELVKFTLLTRGMNSYLVDRYSERKESAEALSKRVNQRAI; via the coding sequence ATGAACAAAGCCTCAGAACTCGCGATATCGGATCTGCCGAACCTCGACACCCGTTTGGTGGACCTCGATATCGCCAGCCGTTTTCCGACAGCGGGCCGCGATGCGCCCCGCATTCTCTTGCTGTATGGCTCGTTGCGGGAGCGTTCGTTCAGCCGCTACACCACAGAGGAAGCTGCTCGGCTGCTAACCGCCTTCGGGGCGGAAACACGAATCTTTAATCCTGAAGGGCTGCCGCTGGCAGATGGTGCACCGGAAGATCACCCGAAAGTGGCGGAGCTGCGCGAACTGGTGCAATGGTCCGAAGGCATGGTGTGGTGTTCGCCTGAGCGCCACGGGGCAATGACAGGGCTCATGAAGACGCAGATCGACTGGATACCGTTGTCGATGGGCGCGGTTCGGCCGACCCAGGGCAAGACGCTAGCCGTGATGCAGGTCAGCGGCGGATCCCAATCGTTCAATGCGATGAACCAGATGCGCGTGTTGGGCCGCTGGATGCGCATGTTCACCATCCCTAATCAATCCTCGGTTGCCAAGGCATTCCTGGAATTCGACGAAGCAGGGCGGATGAAGCCGTCCGCTTATTACGATCGCATCGTCGATGTCATGGAAGAGTTGGTGAAATTCACGTTGCTGACGCGCGGGATGAATTCCTACCTGGTTGACCGCTACAGCGAACGCAAAGAATCGGCCGAAGCACTGTCCAAGCGCGTCAACCAGCGGGCCATCTGA
- a CDS encoding type II toxin-antitoxin system HipA family toxin codes for MTTSKPIFIYLQRPDDGSWVTVGRYRRDGTGVGLFQYAPSYLEAGLPWSLDPVNLPLTAGVEYAATRYGGLHDVLRDACPDAWGRALIQREFGISEFAPQVEYLMLAGNSDRWGAIAIGTGKKPPAAQIATPPISLIQDLAAELQAMQMHRPAIRPELRRRLVATPSMGGARPKAVVREAIKDGGAFWLVKPILASDTQDIPRLEHAVQAWGTLAGLDFADTRLIPAGETSPLSLFLSKRFDRQDGRRLMTLSAASLLQTEYPALGGVADQPAWTYPDLAHTLIQIGAPHEDALEIFDRMIFNALIGNDDDHPRNHAIVFDQSKEQWRLAPAYDVVPNVEFTPNRLAMRLSRGNPEISRVAAVADWKAFGLRSETQANERIDHLLARFQDTYQDIKEILDDSLRDLMSDRIVQTCQLLAP; via the coding sequence ATGACTACTTCTAAGCCAATTTTCATCTACCTGCAAAGACCCGACGACGGCTCTTGGGTAACGGTCGGCCGCTATCGGCGCGATGGCACGGGTGTAGGCCTGTTTCAATACGCGCCGAGCTATTTGGAGGCTGGACTACCGTGGAGCCTCGATCCGGTCAACCTTCCTCTCACCGCCGGCGTAGAGTACGCAGCAACTCGCTATGGCGGTCTTCATGACGTACTGCGCGACGCCTGCCCGGACGCATGGGGGCGCGCGCTAATTCAGCGAGAGTTCGGAATCAGTGAGTTCGCCCCCCAAGTCGAATACCTGATGCTGGCCGGGAACTCCGATCGTTGGGGCGCGATCGCCATCGGAACAGGGAAGAAACCTCCAGCAGCGCAAATCGCCACGCCGCCCATATCGTTGATTCAAGATCTGGCGGCGGAGCTCCAAGCGATGCAAATGCATCGCCCTGCGATCCGCCCAGAGCTACGCCGCCGGCTGGTGGCGACCCCAAGCATGGGGGGCGCACGACCCAAAGCTGTCGTGAGGGAAGCCATCAAGGATGGCGGTGCCTTCTGGTTGGTCAAGCCCATTCTGGCATCTGACACCCAGGACATTCCTCGCTTGGAGCACGCGGTCCAGGCCTGGGGCACGCTTGCTGGTTTAGATTTCGCGGATACCCGACTGATACCCGCCGGAGAGACATCGCCTCTTAGCCTCTTTCTCTCCAAACGCTTTGATCGCCAGGACGGGCGTCGACTGATGACCCTCAGCGCGGCGTCCCTCTTGCAGACCGAATACCCCGCACTAGGGGGCGTCGCCGATCAGCCTGCTTGGACATATCCCGACTTGGCTCACACGTTAATCCAGATTGGCGCGCCGCATGAAGACGCCCTCGAAATTTTCGATCGCATGATCTTCAACGCCTTGATCGGCAATGACGATGACCACCCTCGGAACCACGCCATTGTGTTCGATCAGTCCAAGGAGCAATGGCGGCTCGCGCCGGCCTATGACGTCGTTCCCAACGTGGAATTCACGCCGAATAGACTGGCCATGCGGCTATCCCGCGGAAATCCGGAAATCAGTCGTGTAGCGGCAGTCGCGGACTGGAAGGCATTTGGCCTGCGCTCCGAAACTCAGGCCAATGAACGGATCGATCATCTCCTTGCCCGATTCCAGGATACCTATCAGGACATCAAAGAAATCCTCGATGACTCATTGCGCGATCTGATGTCAGATCGCATTGTGCAGACTTGCCAGCTATTGGCGCCGTAG
- a CDS encoding alpha/beta hydrolase domain-containing protein — MSIRTKCAAGALLAMIAVGAQAEVIRFEVLQTSPAYGGRTFGDVGAYEKLTGRATFSVDPSDPRNAVIADIDKAPRDAEGRVEATADVVILRPVDPARGNQTLLIDVPNRGRKIGQQLFDDAAKPNSLDTGDAGNGFLERQGYTVAWIGWQADLPTKPGELGLKSPVLAGVSGPVREEVIFDDSSNPGKATLQWPLADPSSLAVTVRQRWNDDRQTPTDMSVRATGAQTIEIQRPAQGFDAGALYEVTYTAKDPAILGLAFAATRDISAFLRRDGTSANPLARDGHPTIQHAIGFGISQSGRFLRDFLHLGFNEDLQGRMVFDGLMPHVAGGRRTAVNVRFGLPNRNARHPQDPGWQVDAFPFTYATLTDSLSGRRDGLLLRCRLNATCPVIMQTDSEIEWWSSRASLVVTDLAGNQLDLPADVRMYMLTGTPHFSEPGERMRRRDTMALPVNPMHNGAVMRALLTDMQAWITTGTQPPSSRVPMRAAGTLVEAANAVPNNIPGLPYSAIHGLASFIDPKTMPPRELGHYPVYVPLADADGISIGGVRQLAVAVPRATYTGWNPRAEGYGPSALFPLYGAAVPFAATRTEREANHDPRRSLEERYPTSAAYVAEVQAAADRLVAERLLLTEDAQRAVDLAKEDKLSQLH, encoded by the coding sequence ATGAGCATACGCACGAAGTGCGCTGCCGGCGCACTGCTGGCGATGATCGCCGTCGGCGCACAGGCCGAAGTCATCCGCTTTGAAGTACTTCAGACGTCGCCGGCCTACGGCGGCCGCACCTTCGGCGACGTCGGAGCCTACGAGAAACTGACGGGCCGCGCGACCTTCTCGGTCGATCCCTCCGATCCCCGCAATGCCGTCATCGCAGACATCGACAAGGCGCCCCGCGATGCCGAGGGCCGCGTCGAGGCCACGGCGGACGTCGTGATCCTGCGGCCGGTCGATCCGGCGCGTGGCAATCAGACCCTGCTCATCGATGTGCCCAACCGCGGCCGCAAGATCGGCCAGCAGCTTTTCGACGATGCCGCCAAGCCCAATAGCCTCGATACCGGCGATGCCGGCAACGGCTTTCTGGAACGGCAAGGCTATACGGTGGCTTGGATAGGCTGGCAAGCCGACCTGCCGACCAAGCCGGGTGAACTGGGACTCAAGTCACCGGTGCTCGCCGGTGTCTCGGGTCCGGTTCGCGAAGAAGTGATTTTCGATGACAGCAGCAATCCCGGGAAAGCGACGCTGCAGTGGCCGCTTGCCGATCCCTCCAGTCTGGCCGTCACGGTGAGGCAGCGCTGGAACGATGATCGCCAGACGCCCACCGACATGTCGGTCCGGGCCACCGGTGCGCAGACCATCGAGATACAGCGGCCCGCGCAGGGCTTCGATGCCGGCGCGCTCTATGAAGTGACCTACACCGCCAAAGACCCAGCCATATTGGGACTGGCCTTCGCGGCGACGCGTGACATCTCTGCGTTCCTGCGGCGTGATGGGACGTCGGCAAACCCGCTGGCGCGGGACGGCCATCCCACCATTCAACACGCCATCGGCTTCGGCATATCCCAATCCGGTCGCTTCCTGCGTGACTTCCTGCATTTGGGATTCAACGAAGACCTGCAAGGCCGCATGGTGTTCGACGGCTTGATGCCGCATGTCGCGGGCGGACGCCGTACGGCTGTGAATGTGCGTTTTGGCCTGCCTAACCGCAATGCCCGGCATCCCCAGGACCCGGGATGGCAAGTGGATGCGTTTCCCTTCACGTACGCCACGTTGACGGACTCCCTCAGCGGCCGCCGTGACGGTTTGCTCTTGCGCTGCCGCCTGAATGCGACCTGCCCCGTCATCATGCAGACGGATAGCGAAATCGAATGGTGGTCTTCGCGCGCATCGCTGGTGGTGACGGACCTGGCCGGCAATCAGCTGGATCTGCCGGCGGACGTGCGTATGTATATGCTGACCGGCACGCCGCACTTCTCTGAACCGGGCGAACGGATGCGCCGCCGGGACACCATGGCCCTGCCCGTCAATCCCATGCACAACGGCGCCGTCATGCGGGCGCTGCTGACGGACATGCAGGCGTGGATCACGACGGGCACACAGCCCCCTTCCAGCCGGGTGCCGATGCGGGCGGCCGGCACGCTGGTCGAGGCGGCCAATGCGGTCCCAAACAATATTCCGGGACTGCCCTATTCCGCCATCCACGGCCTGGCGAGTTTTATCGATCCCAAAACCATGCCGCCGCGGGAACTCGGCCACTACCCGGTCTACGTCCCCTTGGCGGATGCCGATGGCATCTCCATCGGCGGCGTGCGCCAGTTGGCGGTAGCGGTGCCGCGCGCAACCTACACTGGCTGGAATCCCCGTGCCGAAGGCTACGGTCCAAGTGCCCTCTTTCCCTTGTACGGCGCCGCGGTGCCCTTCGCGGCAACGCGAACGGAGCGCGAAGCCAACCATGACCCGCGCCGGTCGCTGGAGGAGCGTTATCCCACCAGCGCCGCTTATGTCGCCGAGGTGCAGGCCGCGGCCGATCGCCTGGTCGCTGAACGCCTGCTCCTGACCGAAGACGCCCAACGGGCGGTGGATCTGGCCAAGGAAGACAAGCTGTCGCAGTTGCACTGA
- a CDS encoding helix-turn-helix transcriptional regulator, with amino-acid sequence MNEDQAVSALGALAHAQRLRVFRALVVAGPAGLNPSVIADQLGIARSALSFHLKELAHAHLVSVEQQGRNLIYRADFSCMNGLLGYLTEHCCEGAACDRKTAL; translated from the coding sequence ATGAATGAAGATCAAGCTGTCTCCGCTCTCGGTGCCCTCGCTCACGCCCAACGCCTTCGCGTCTTCCGCGCGCTGGTCGTTGCCGGCCCGGCGGGGCTGAATCCGAGCGTCATTGCCGACCAGCTCGGCATCGCCCGCAGCGCGCTGTCCTTTCACCTGAAGGAGCTGGCACATGCACATCTGGTTTCGGTCGAGCAACAAGGTCGCAACCTGATATACCGCGCCGATTTTTCCTGCATGAACGGTTTGCTTGGCTATCTCACCGAGCATTGCTGCGAAGGTGCGGCGTGTGACAGAAAAACTGCCCTATGA
- a CDS encoding helix-turn-helix transcriptional regulator, whose translation MIYEQLKMPKKIVVAPFLSAGVVSRLVQWGKIIRTQRVRTKVTAGDFCGRIGISLSTLRRLEAGDPAVSVGSYLAALSALGVLDLAVPHPGEQLIVGSPRARAPKTPKDDDYF comes from the coding sequence GTGATCTATGAACAACTCAAAATGCCAAAAAAGATTGTCGTTGCCCCTTTCTTGAGCGCCGGAGTGGTATCCAGGCTTGTCCAGTGGGGCAAGATCATCCGTACCCAGCGCGTGCGAACAAAAGTGACTGCCGGGGATTTTTGTGGGCGGATCGGAATCTCCTTGAGCACGCTGCGTCGCCTTGAGGCCGGAGACCCCGCCGTAAGCGTCGGCAGCTATTTGGCGGCATTGAGTGCGCTCGGCGTGCTTGACTTGGCCGTCCCCCACCCTGGCGAACAGTTGATCGTAGGAAGCCCGCGCGCAAGAGCGCCGAAAACCCCGAAAGACGATGACTACTTCTAA
- a CDS encoding sigma-70 family RNA polymerase sigma factor: MLLHAAERFSGVPVQEKTDQFDYESLIAACRRQDTEALRRLYEQDAAYLLGVAQRIVRDRQLAEDVLHDAFVNVWTQAATFDASRGSGRGWIFSIVRHQALNTIRRQSKEVDVDEDTLEAHMNTHATQPPNPFSFETDPLMRGRLSHCLEQLDASPRASILYAYIDGCSHSEIAERLRSPLGTVKAWVRRGLQSLRECME, translated from the coding sequence GTGCTTCTGCATGCCGCCGAGCGCTTCTCAGGGGTGCCAGTGCAGGAAAAGACGGACCAGTTCGACTACGAATCATTGATTGCCGCATGCCGTCGACAGGATACGGAGGCATTGCGGCGGCTCTACGAACAAGACGCCGCCTACCTTCTAGGCGTGGCTCAGCGCATCGTGCGCGACCGCCAACTGGCTGAAGACGTACTGCACGATGCCTTCGTGAATGTCTGGACCCAAGCCGCGACCTTCGACGCAAGCCGCGGCTCTGGCCGCGGATGGATCTTCAGCATTGTCCGTCACCAGGCACTCAACACCATTCGGCGCCAGAGCAAAGAAGTCGATGTCGACGAGGACACGCTTGAGGCTCATATGAATACCCACGCTACACAGCCCCCCAATCCATTCTCGTTCGAAACCGACCCGTTGATGCGCGGCCGTTTGTCCCATTGCCTGGAACAGCTGGATGCTTCTCCCCGAGCCAGTATCCTGTACGCATACATCGACGGCTGCTCCCATAGCGAAATCGCGGAACGCCTGCGCTCACCACTGGGTACAGTGAAAGCATGGGTACGTCGAGGTCTGCAATCCCTGCGGGAGTGCATGGAATGA
- a CDS encoding anti-sigma factor domain-containing protein, with the protein MTPEELSALDELAGEYVLGTLSWERRQEVAARLPHEPVLAALVAQWETRLQPLADTVAPLEPSPQVWQRVSRSISAGRQAFWRRWWDDIRVWRLAAGAVTCAALFLAVALGFKLGAPTAPPRFVVVLASPSDKTPGWLVQASADQKLRLIPLKPESMQAGKALQLWTKADSWSGPVSLGLLRPGESVEVPIDKLPPLQPNQLFEITLEPPQGSPIDRPTGPILSIGRAVAT; encoded by the coding sequence ATGACGCCGGAGGAACTCAGCGCCCTCGATGAACTTGCCGGCGAGTACGTCCTCGGTACCCTGTCCTGGGAACGCAGGCAGGAAGTCGCGGCACGACTGCCGCATGAACCGGTTCTGGCCGCGCTGGTCGCCCAATGGGAAACGCGCTTGCAACCGCTGGCCGACACCGTGGCGCCGCTTGAACCCTCCCCACAAGTCTGGCAGCGCGTAAGCCGAAGCATTTCCGCCGGCCGGCAGGCGTTTTGGCGCCGCTGGTGGGACGACATCCGCGTCTGGCGCCTGGCCGCGGGTGCCGTGACCTGCGCGGCGCTGTTTCTTGCCGTTGCGCTGGGATTCAAGCTGGGCGCACCCACGGCACCGCCCCGCTTCGTCGTCGTGCTCGCGTCTCCGTCGGATAAAACGCCGGGCTGGCTGGTACAGGCCAGCGCCGATCAGAAGTTGCGCCTGATCCCGCTGAAACCGGAGTCCATGCAGGCAGGCAAGGCCTTGCAGCTCTGGACCAAGGCCGACAGCTGGTCCGGCCCGGTGTCACTGGGATTGTTGCGGCCTGGAGAATCCGTCGAAGTCCCTATCGACAAACTGCCACCGCTGCAGCCCAATCAGTTGTTCGAGATTACGCTTGAACCGCCGCAAGGTTCACCCATCGACCGGCCTACCGGGCCAATTCTTTCGATCGGGCGTGCCGTGGCGACGTAG
- a CDS encoding DUF3455 domain-containing protein → MKRIVLFSLIAPVVVSACASNTSTNAPSPPVADAVKVPDGHRVSMQTVGKGEILYECREKKDAAGQFEWTFVGPDAILTDRSGSAVGKYYGPPATWESNDGSKVTATQVAVSPAGTGNIPLQLVKANPATGAGAMQGVTYIQRLATQGGTAPTAQCTMATKGAKQTVKYQADYIFWKAS, encoded by the coding sequence ATGAAACGCATCGTCTTATTCAGCTTGATCGCTCCCGTCGTAGTCAGTGCTTGCGCCAGCAACACGTCGACGAATGCCCCATCGCCCCCCGTGGCCGACGCCGTCAAGGTTCCCGACGGCCATCGCGTCTCCATGCAAACCGTCGGTAAAGGAGAAATCCTGTATGAGTGCCGCGAAAAGAAAGACGCCGCTGGCCAGTTCGAATGGACCTTCGTCGGACCCGACGCCATTTTGACCGACCGCTCAGGCAGCGCCGTCGGCAAATACTACGGCCCCCCTGCCACCTGGGAATCCAACGATGGCTCCAAGGTGACGGCGACCCAGGTGGCCGTATCACCCGCCGGCACGGGCAATATTCCTCTGCAACTGGTCAAGGCGAACCCCGCCACGGGTGCCGGCGCCATGCAAGGCGTGACCTATATCCAGCGCCTGGCGACCCAAGGCGGCACCGCTCCCACCGCCCAATGCACCATGGCCACCAAAGGCGCCAAACAGACGGTCAAATATCAGGCCGACTACATTTTCTGGAAAGCCTCTTGA